The following proteins come from a genomic window of Panicum hallii strain FIL2 chromosome 8, PHallii_v3.1, whole genome shotgun sequence:
- the LOC112902588 gene encoding 5'-3' exoribonuclease 2-like, whose amino-acid sequence MLLKIIFVAVKVILSDSNVPGEGEHKIMSFIQAQRSRENYDPNTHHCLYGLDADLIMLALASHELHFSILCENVLQQNHQENSITLAKELFKTEELKKCRGWFPRATEMTPRGKSPKKPYQFLNIWVLREYLELDLKIPNPVLKTDIERLIDDFIFICFLTGNDFIPHIPSVEIHECAVDLLLEVYKQTFNKMGGYIVNTEKLKDKHAAYLKVSRLEKFFHELSLYEEKIFLKRYELRERLQRNILRQAVEKEWNERSFDNMVRARYIAMQHFHLQSDSSDMTANTLELRRNLKDTLRNKQDLIKSGACKHDTIRLGVAGWKSRFYREKFGVEIFNEVGKLKNDMVQKYLEGLCWVLQYYFADVPSWSWYYPFYDAPFASDLKGLSQFNISFTVHKPLRPFDQLMAVLPQESSFALPKCYRKLMENEESSVQKFYPSDLQIDTHGKRFLWQAIAKLPFIDEKLLISATKTVENELAVHEMSRNTVRQEKIFLRNSNTLASNAAIGQIFDCSSKKLPIDPATSSGFFRSPIRDLEDLRNDQTVSFMFFNPEPVKILPRLLEHVKRPEKPSPPQQRRSPGSAALDAGEGEISHITAETQQLGGNYGRGFHGAGMAQSRGGAYTFQPGGRACAGRGQYGGTLQGQQAAWRPVGAWARGGSENGGGHGGNGQPRGW is encoded by the exons ATGCTTCTAAAAATCATTTTTGTAGCGGTGAAG GTGATACTATCTGACTCAAATGTACCTGGAGAAGGTGAGCACAAGATAATGTCTTTCATCCAGGCACAACGCAGCAGGGAGAACTATGATCCAAATACTCATCACTGCTTGTATGGATTG GATGCAGACCTAATAATGCTCGCTTTAGCATCTCACGAGCTTCACTTCTCAATTTTGTGTGAG AATGTGCTACAACAAAATCATCAAGAAAACTCTATCACTCTAGCTAAAGAATTGTTCAAAACTGAAGAGCTTAAAAAATGTAGAGGCTGGTTCCCCCGCGCAACAGAAATGACTCCTAGGGGCAAGTCTCCTAAGAAACCTTATCAG TTTTTGAACATATGGGTTCTGAGGGAGTACCTGGAGCTTGATCTGAAGATACCAAACCCAGTTCTCAAAACAGATATCGAGAGGCTTATAGATGATTTCATATTTATTTGTTTCCTGACAGGAAATGATTTCATTCCACATATTCCTTCAGTGGAGATACATGAG TGCGCAGTtgatctgttactggaagtgtaCAAACAAACCTTCAACAAAATGGGGGGCTATATTGTGAACACGGAAAAG TTGAAAGACAAACATGCTGCATATCTTAAAGTCTCAAGGTTAGAGAAGTTTTTTCATGAACTGTCCTTGTATGAAGAGAAAATTTTCCTCAAAAGATATGAGCTGCGAGAG AGGCTACAGCGCAATATACTGCGTCAAGCTGTAGAGAAGGAATGGAATGAAAGAAGCTTTGACAATATGGTGAGGGCTAGATACAT CGCAATGCAGCATTTCCACCTGCAGTCCGACAGTTCAGAT ATGACTGCAAATACCTTAGAGCTGAGGCGAAACTTAAAGGATACCCTCCGTAACAAGCAAGACCTTATAAAAAGTGGAGCCTGTAAACATGACACG ATAAGACTGGGAGTAGCTGGGTGGAAATCTCGATTCTACAGGGAAAAGTTTGGTGTTGAAATATTCAACGAAGTTGGGAAACTGAAGAATGACATG GTTCAAAAGTATCTTGAAGGACTTTGTTGGGTGCTGCAGTACTATTTTGCAGACGTGCCATCATGGAGTTG GTATTACCCTTTCTATGATGCTCCTTTTGCATCTGATCTAAAAGGACTATCTCAGTTCAATATATCTTTCACCGTGCACAAGCCACTAAGACCATTCGATCAGCTCATGGCAGTCCTTCCACAAGAAAG CTCATTTGCACTACCGAAGTGTTACAGAAAACTGATGGAAAATGAAGAGTCTTCAGTTCAAAAATTCTATCCTTCAG ATCTGCAGATTGATACCCATGGGAAACGTTTCTTGTGGCAA GCTATTGCAAAGCTGCCATTCATTGATGAAAAGCTGCTGATTTCGGCTACAAAGACGGTGGAGAATGAACTCGCA GTGCATGAGATGAGTAGGAACACTGTTCGTCAAGAGAAGATCTTCCTGAGGAACTCAAATACTCTGGCAAGCAATGCAGCCATTGGGCAGATATTTGATTGTTCATCGAAAAAGCTTCCAATAGATCCAGCAACCAG CTCTGGTTTCTTCCGCTCACCCATTAGAGATCTTGAGGACCTTAGGAATGACCAGACAGT ATCATTCATGTTCTTCAACCCAGAGCCAGTGAAGATCCTTCCAAGACTACTTGAACATGTCAAAAGACCTGAAAAG CCATCACCGCCACAGCAGAGGCGCAGCCCAGGATCAGCAGCTTTGGACGCGGGAGAGGGAGAGATATCACACATCACAGCCGAGACACAGCAGTTGGGTGGCAACTATGGGAGAGGTTTCCATGGGGCTGGCATGGCACAAAGCCGTGGTGGTGCGTACACTTTCCAGCCAGGCGGAAGAGCTTGTGCAGGAAGAGGGCAGTACGGTGGCACGTTGCAGGGGCAGCAGGCGGCATGGCGCCCAGTTGGGGCGTGGGCAAGAGGTGGAAGTGAGAATGGAGGCGGCCACGGCGGGAATGGGCAGCCCCGTGGTTGGTAG